The Exiguobacterium aurantiacum DSM 6208 genome includes a window with the following:
- the argJ gene encoding bifunctional glutamate N-acetyltransferase/amino-acid acetyltransferase ArgJ: MTDLTMSPPVSIVSPKGFHATGVHAGLKRKRKDLALLVCEQPASAAAVYTTNQFQAAPIQVTKRTLQASNGKIRAVLVNSGNANACTGDQGLADAYAMRAKAAAHLGIDDDEVAIASTGVIGQLLPMETLMVGIDLLTPVADAAHAEAFAEAILTTDTGVKTTGIRYADGETSVTVAGVAKGSGMIHPNMATMLGFVTTDAVIAPELLQVALKQSVDASFNNITVDGDSSTNDMVLVLASGASDTEEIKAGTDAYEQFTKALTGVCTDLAKQIARDGEGATTLIEVAVVGAKTDEAARIIAKQVVGSSLVKTAVYGKDANWGRIIAAVGATKEPIDVGQVDIHIGSQLVLSKSVPVWFDEALASAEMGQDVVSIRIDLNDGTGTGSAYGCDLTYDYVKINASYRT; this comes from the coding sequence ATGACAGATTTAACGATGAGTCCACCGGTGAGCATCGTGTCACCAAAAGGCTTTCACGCGACGGGCGTTCATGCCGGCTTGAAGCGGAAGCGCAAAGATTTGGCGCTTCTCGTCTGTGAACAGCCGGCGAGCGCGGCGGCCGTCTACACGACCAACCAATTTCAAGCGGCACCGATTCAAGTGACGAAACGGACGCTACAGGCATCGAACGGAAAAATTCGCGCCGTTCTCGTCAACAGTGGCAACGCCAACGCTTGTACGGGTGACCAAGGATTGGCTGACGCTTACGCCATGCGGGCTAAGGCGGCGGCGCACTTAGGGATTGACGATGACGAAGTCGCGATCGCCTCGACAGGGGTCATCGGTCAACTGTTGCCGATGGAGACGCTCATGGTAGGAATCGATTTGTTGACGCCCGTCGCGGATGCGGCACACGCCGAGGCGTTCGCCGAAGCAATCTTGACGACCGACACCGGGGTGAAGACGACCGGGATCCGTTACGCAGACGGGGAGACGTCCGTGACGGTCGCCGGGGTCGCCAAAGGCTCAGGTATGATTCATCCGAACATGGCGACGATGCTCGGGTTCGTGACGACCGATGCGGTCATCGCCCCGGAACTGTTACAAGTCGCGCTCAAACAAAGCGTCGACGCGTCGTTCAACAACATCACCGTCGATGGGGACAGTTCGACGAATGACATGGTGCTCGTATTAGCGAGCGGGGCTTCCGACACGGAAGAAATCAAGGCAGGGACAGACGCGTACGAGCAATTCACGAAAGCGTTGACGGGCGTTTGCACCGACCTTGCCAAACAAATCGCCCGAGACGGGGAAGGCGCGACGACATTGATCGAAGTCGCCGTCGTCGGCGCGAAGACGGACGAGGCGGCCCGCATCATCGCGAAACAAGTCGTCGGTTCCTCGCTTGTGAAGACGGCGGTCTATGGCAAGGATGCGAACTGGGGACGCATCATCGCGGCCGTCGGGGCGACGAAAGAACCGATTGACGTCGGGCAGGTCGACATTCACATCGGCTCTCAGCTCGTCTTATCGAAAAGTGTGCCCGTCTGGTTCGATGAGGCGCTCGCCTCGGCAGAGATGGGGCAAGACGTCGTCTCGATCCGGATCGATTTGAACGACGGAACGGGAACGGGCAGCGCCTATGGCTGCGACCTCACGTATGACTACGTCAAAATCAATGCGAGTTACCGGACATGA
- the argC gene encoding N-acetyl-gamma-glutamyl-phosphate reductase — MITCGIVGVTGYAGMELLKLISAHPRLQVTCVMSDSSAGEQLSDLYPWMETGALTLEPFNPENLNQLDVLFLATPSGVSSQYIEQLDAFEGVVVDLSGDLRLASEAYTAWYGKVPVNASTQAKAVYGLTEWNRESVKTASWISNPGCYATAVSLGLLPFLKGGLIEPDEIIVSACSGITGAGKALSTKTHHARSNENVQLYKIHTHQHIPEIEQTIQQVTGVEATVSLSTHLLPINRGIMATMHVVPTIDQTEVEWIEVLSRAYGQERFIRVQQGEPEIRTAVGSNYCDLWVYKDERTRRLTIVSVIDNMQKGAAGQAIQNVNARFSFAETLGLSAQPQYI, encoded by the coding sequence ATGATCACGTGTGGAATCGTCGGTGTGACGGGATACGCCGGCATGGAACTATTAAAACTGATTTCGGCGCATCCGCGCTTACAAGTGACGTGCGTGATGAGCGATTCGAGTGCAGGGGAGCAACTGTCTGATTTGTATCCGTGGATGGAGACGGGCGCGTTGACGCTCGAACCGTTCAATCCGGAAAACTTGAACCAGCTTGACGTCTTGTTTCTCGCGACACCGAGCGGGGTGTCGTCTCAATACATTGAGCAACTGGACGCGTTCGAAGGTGTCGTCGTCGACTTGAGCGGTGACTTGCGACTTGCGAGCGAAGCGTATACAGCGTGGTACGGCAAAGTACCCGTCAACGCGAGTACACAAGCGAAGGCTGTTTACGGCTTGACGGAATGGAATCGTGAATCCGTGAAGACCGCGAGTTGGATCTCGAATCCCGGTTGCTACGCGACGGCCGTCTCGCTCGGTCTCCTGCCGTTTCTGAAAGGCGGTTTGATTGAGCCTGACGAGATCATCGTCTCGGCATGTTCTGGCATCACGGGTGCGGGGAAAGCGCTCAGCACGAAAACACACCACGCCCGCTCGAACGAGAACGTACAGCTGTATAAAATACACACACATCAACACATCCCTGAGATCGAGCAGACGATTCAGCAAGTGACGGGGGTCGAGGCGACCGTGTCACTGTCGACGCATCTACTGCCGATCAACCGTGGCATCATGGCGACGATGCACGTCGTCCCGACGATCGATCAGACCGAAGTGGAATGGATTGAGGTACTGAGCCGGGCGTACGGACAAGAACGGTTTATCCGGGTGCAACAAGGGGAGCCAGAGATTCGGACGGCCGTCGGGTCGAACTATTGCGATCTCTGGGTGTATAAAGACGAACGGACCAGACGGCTCACCATCGTCTCGGTCATCGACAACATGCAAAAAGGGGCGGCCGGACAGGCGATTCAAAACGTCAACGCCCGGTTCAGTTTCGCTGAGACGCTCGGGCTAAGCGCCCAACCACAATACATATAG
- a CDS encoding YusW family protein codes for MKRLKWALPITASLFLITGCGSSDEGTNQPSDAPVEDEANTENNSMYTFNKFELEVDYTDVDDAIKVDYEAENNSTEASYERKEDDQNLRGDEAMQELDPVFGQLNFDQDTPDEEVLNQIKAAFNIADDAKKIEADVTFTDGTEKEYKQE; via the coding sequence ATGAAACGTTTGAAATGGGCACTACCGATCACAGCATCACTCTTTTTGATTACAGGGTGCGGATCGTCTGACGAAGGCACGAACCAGCCGAGTGACGCACCAGTCGAGGATGAGGCGAACACGGAGAACAATTCGATGTATACGTTCAATAAGTTTGAACTTGAAGTCGACTACACGGACGTCGACGACGCCATCAAAGTCGATTACGAGGCAGAGAACAACTCGACCGAGGCCTCTTACGAACGGAAAGAAGATGACCAGAACCTGCGCGGGGACGAAGCGATGCAAGAACTTGATCCGGTCTTCGGTCAGTTGAACTTCGATCAGGACACACCAGACGAGGAAGTGTTGAATCAAATCAAGGCAGCCTTCAACATCGCGGACGACGCCAAGAAAATCGAGGCAGACGTCACGTTCACGGACGGCACCGAAAAAGAGTATAAGCAAGAATAA